ttggggggggggggacgctgctGGCCCACATATAGCTGGGAAATGGGCCCTACAGACATAAGAATATTTCTGATCCAATGAAAAACCAGATTGGATAATTCTGAGCTCAGGTCTGTGATTACCCCAAACCCCAATCACTGGGCGGCACTATGAAAAGGAAGCCAAATCTGCATTCAGATTCTATTTAAAGGGACACCGTCCCCATCTTGGCCAATTCAGACAACAACCCATATGTTGGAAAAATCCACCAGCAGAGGTCACCGTATCACCATACTGGTGAGGGTTCACCGACTCACGATATATTGTATTCCCATCCTTGAGACAAGTAGGGTGCCAGTGCTGGGGTGACTCCGGATTGCTGGGTGTGTAGAGGGATTCCTGCAGGTCCATTCGGATCTTTGGGGGTGGAGCCAAATCTCTGGGGGTGTAGACAGATCCCTGCAGGTGCAGCCAGATCTCTGGGGGTTCAGCAGGATCTTTGGGGAGGTGAAGCTGGATCTCTTGGGGTGGAGACGGATCCCTGCAGGTGCAGCCGGACCTCTGGGGGTTTGTGGTATTTTTGGGGGTGGAGCCTGATCCCTGGGGGTGTAGATGGAATCCCTGCAGGTGCAGCCAGATTATTGGGGGTTTAGCAGGGTCTTTGAGGGTGGAGTCGAATCTCTGGAGTTGTAGACAGATCCCTCTTGGTGCAGCTGGATCTCTGGGGGTTTAGCAGGATTTTTAGGGGTGGAGCGGGTGTAGATGGATCCCTGCAGGTGCAGCCAGATCTCTAGGGGTTTAGCAGGATCTTTGGGGGTAGAGTCGGATCTCTGGGGGTGTAGACAGATCCCTGCAAGTTTACCAGGATCTTTGGGAGTGCAGCAAGATCTCTGGGGCTTTAGCAGGATCTTTAGGGGTGGAGCAGGAATTCTGGGGGTGGAGCCAGATTTTTAGGGATGTAGCTTGATTTCTGTGCCGTCATTCATTTCCAAGTCTGATCAGAGGAGAACGGTAGAAGTAATATTCCTGGATGGAGAAGATGAAACCTTCAGGTTCCTCTTTATACACCAGCTGAGGAATCAATAGACTAAAATAATGGGGGGTAGCTGATTGGTCCACAAACTCATGGACCACCCCCAGCAGAACCCAAGCTTCATATTTATTGGGTTTAAACAGAACCAGTCAGGATGGGAATATTGATCCAACATTGCTGGCTGGGTTTTCCAGAACTATTCACCATTCTGGACCCACCATGGCCCATGACCTGGAATAAGCATGCAGTCAGTGAAGTTCAAAAGGTCCGAATTCCCATCATGCTTGTTCCAGGGTCTCAATGTGTACAATTAGGATGACACTGCAGTACCGGCAATGGTAACGCCAATATTCCAGCCCTGACATTTCCCTCAGTTATTTCAGTATGTATTGAATTGTAAGGAAGGTGAAAACGGATGACCAGAGAAGTCTATCACAGGACTGTATAGGGACACTCAATATTGTTATTGATCAGAAGCCGCAGGGGTGGAGAAACACCAAGAAAACCCAATCGTACAAAGTCAGAAAACAGCTTCTGGAGGGTGGGGCAGAGAAAAGGACGTCCCCCGCACAGGATGAGGAGGGGGCGGGGACAGAGCAGTCCGGGATCTGAGGAACCCAAGGCACACATGGAGGAGGATGTCAGTCAGATAACACTGGAGCTGCTGTAAGCTGGAAATTGGGGGAGAGAATAAAGTTTCTGTCCTTTCAAACTATGCAGACCAAGAACCGTGCGTCCACCCCATACACCATGGCGGGCGGCTCCCCTACTGGTGGAGAGCTACAAGTACAGCCAGAGGTCACCGAGGTCTTATCTCCACCCAGCAGGGAAGTTTATCAGACAGAATAATTCAGAATCCAATCATATGCTTTATTCAGAAGAGCCACCAGCTGGAAACCAGTCTCCACCCACTGAACTATGGAACAGCGCCACTCAAAGGCGGTTCTAGGAATTGCACTTTGCTCCCAATGTAACCCCTAGTGTCTGCAATTAATATGACAATTTTCATTATTATTTCACACTCGGATTGGTtgactgcattttatttttattggattgtGGAGCAGAAGTAAAACACCCTGCAGGAGGAAATATGACTTCAtgtcccctccccatccctccataCATTCCTGAGAGGCGAAAGATGGCAGACTCCTCCATAACGATTATACTGAGAATTCTGTATGTACATTCGCATAGCTGTCCattgaaactgcatgtaaatttcAGATCAAATGTCCTCTGCAGATCGAGcgtgtgaatggggaaaataccaccttatagccactagatggtgctgaataTCATCGGACATAAGCATGCtctttagctccatctagtggttataATGTGGTATTGTCCACATTCACACATTCGAACTGCAGAGAATGTAGCCTGAGAACAATCGATCTAGctccattattactattattatacaggatttatatagcgccaacagtttacgcagcgcttcacagcatgagggcagacagtacagttacaatacagtaggaatcagagggccctgctcgttagagcttaccatCCATTCACACAAATTTAAATGCAGTTTTTCTGGAGGAACagctatgcaaatttttttttatgaagacaCCCCTTTGCATAACGGTTGGAGCCTCTGTCAGATTTCTGTTTGCTTCCCTACTGGGTACATTTAACCTCACTTCCTGGCAGGACAGGAAATGAttagaaatctctccaatggggacaaaaaaaaaaaaaggggaagggggatggagaaggagggTGCGGTCTTCTGATAttgttattattgctgtctgtcccagtgacaacctCCCCCCCCATTTCTTATAcaggtgtcacaaggacaggaagtgaggaaaattcCCCTCAGTGGGGGTCACAGTCACAAACCGGAGATTACATTTCATTCTACCCTTATTCTAAAACTAAAAGTAGATGGGCTGGTAGAGTCCGGCTTTAAGTTTGGGTCCTTCAATTGTCCTTCAATATTTATTGCAGCAGCAGAGTTTCTATTGGCTGTTTTCTTCTCGTGGGCGGGGTCAGAACACTGGGTTGGTGCATTTGTCACCTCGATACCTATAAATTATATTCATCGTTCTCTGTAATATATTAAAGTGATCTCAGAAAAATGATACAAATAAGtgatctgtgaccaatcacagggcTGGGAACCATTGTCTGTCTATACATGTTTGGCGCAGTTTACAGATCTGCGAGGCCTGAACAAGGCGTGGTAAGTTCTCCGGGGCCTTCGCATAGACAAGCGATTCAAGTAATCGGCTTCCGAGGAAAATCCAGAACCTTCCCGCCCTGAGGTCAGGAACCGCGCTGGTCACATGACTACAAGAACGTCACATCGTCCTGAGACTGCACCCAGCGCCAGTGCGCGTCGTACTCCAGCTGGATCTTATTGGACAGTTTGTATTTGTCTATGTCCACCCGGCCGTTCTGGGCCACCCTGACCTTCGCCTTGTCCTCAGAGGGTCTGGCGTCCGGCTCCGGAGTGTGCTTGGCTGACCCATTTGGCGTTTGTCCAGACTGGGAACTCTGGGAGAGGACCTGCGGCCGGGGCACCTTACCTTTATCCGCATTGCCCTGGCAGGTCACATAGTCCACCCGCTCTGCCTTTGAAGGAGAGCCCCTGGGTTTTTCGCCATCCTGCTCGTTGGTGGTCGGCGGCAGCCCATGGCGGTACGGGGTGGAGGACACGGCCGGCTCGCTGATGCTCAGGCTGTACTCGTCCATGTCGTCGGCCAACGTGTCCAGGTAGCTCCCGATGGAGATGCTGTCCAGCTTATCGTTGGGGTCCTGGAGGCTGTTCCAGCTGCCGCGGCGGGACGTCTCCCGGCTCCCGGTCAGGCTGTACTGACTGCTGGTCAGACTACTACAGCGGCTGGTCAGATTCCCCCTCTCCTCCAAGATCCACTTTACCGACTCGATCCCTTCATTCACCGCCAGCAGCTGCTGCAGGATCTGAACATCGATCGCTCTCAGGCAGGCCTGCAGGGAGGAACAACAAGAGGGTGAGGGGCAGGAAAAGACCTCCGTGGGCACATTATACTTATCATTGATTATTAGTATTCATTGATtatcattaattattattattcattgattatcgttaattattattattcattgattattattattattcattgattatcattattattatgttCTAGACACAGACTGAGGCCTGGACCAAGTCACAGTCCTGTCCACACCACTGCAGCAGTGCCACTTAGCAGTCTGGGTATCTATTCCCACCCCCCGCCGCGGCCATCCTCACAGGAGGGTAGACGGCGGGAGGTGTGGCAGGTCTGGATGAAGGGTGGGAGCTGCccaatttttcaaattttactaatTGCAGAGGGACAGCGGGTGTTGAATGCTGGAGCCAATGGAGCggatgtgtaaatatatatacaatgtatctaCTTTGTATTCCCCATTTGTATTTACCTATCCTCTCTACAGCAACAGATGAAAAATTGGCCATTGGAATCTAACCAGCGATGGTTATGTTTAGACACCTATATGGCGTACAACCCCTCCCGGCCGTTCTCTAGGATGCATTA
This portion of the Aquarana catesbeiana isolate 2022-GZ linkage group LG07, ASM4218655v1, whole genome shotgun sequence genome encodes:
- the LURAP1 gene encoding leucine rich adaptor protein 1; translation: MDPPDPPPDLRDVETKLGRKTPEGLLRGLREESGPPGGRRMDNPEPGELGDKIRHLRGEMACLRAIDVQILQQLLAVNEGIESVKWILEERGNLTSRCSSLTSSQYSLTGSRETSRRGSWNSLQDPNDKLDSISIGSYLDTLADDMDEYSLSISEPAVSSTPYRHGLPPTTNEQDGEKPRGSPSKAERVDYVTCQGNADKGKVPRPQVLSQSSQSGQTPNGSAKHTPEPDARPSEDKAKVRVAQNGRVDIDKYKLSNKIQLEYDAHWRWVQSQDDVTFL